The Planctellipticum variicoloris DNA window AGCCCGAACGTCAGCAGCAGCCCGCAGACGGGCGTGGCCATCGTCAGCACCGTGTCGATCACGCTGCGGAAACTCAGGGTCGACGCAATGGTGAAGGCCAGCCCGGCGTACGAGAGGAGTACCCAGCTCAGCGACCAGTCAACCCGGCGGGCCTGCAAAATGGCCACCGCACCGACGACCAGCACCAGGGGCGGCCCCAGCGTCCACGCCAGGTGCTGTTTGGGCAGAAAATCGACCAGCAGCACGATCAGGATGACCACCATCGCGTAGATCGCGCAGACTTCGTAGCTGTGCTTGATCTGCAGGGCGGCTTCGTAGTTCTGCAGGGGAGTGCCGGTGACTTCCGGATCGATGGATCGCGTCTCGGTGACGAACTTCTTCAGCGGGGCCATGTCCCAGATCTGGTCTTTTGGGTAAATCTGCAGCAGCCACTTGCCCTGCGGACTGACGAAACGGGACATTAGCTCCTCGGGCAGATCGGCCGGGACGACCGGTTCGGGGTCGGAGGCGTCCGCCAGGGCCTGAAACTGCGCCAGCAGAGCATAGGCCACGCGATACTGGAACTCCGTCAGAAACGCCATCTGATCGGCGCCGTTGAGCTGGGTGAATCCATCCAGGAACCGGTCGATGTTACCGGCCACCTTTTGCGACAAGGGATCCTTGCGCATCCGCAGAAACCGATACAGATCGTCCAGCGACTTTCCGATCGGGTCGGGCATGACCGGCTGGAACTGGGGGGGCCGCTCCGGCAGGCGGGCCAACTCCGCGTGAAAGGCCTGCACGAGCAGCTTGGTTTCTCCGGCCCCCCGATCGGGCAGGCGCGTCGCCAGCTCTTCGACGTGGTGGACGCTGGGGAGAGCTTCGAATTTCTGTCTCAGCCGCCGGGCTTCCTCCGGAGAGTCCGCCAGGGAAATCGCATACAGCAGCGAATGCTTGGAGGATTCGAAGACCCGCTTCTGAGTCTCGACCGATTCCAAGCCCGTCGCCTGCAGATTCAACAGATTGTGGTCGTACTTCAGCAGGGGTTTCGGGGCGCCGTCGGTCCAGCGGCAGGCGAAGACTCCGACGGTGACCGACAACGCGATCGCAAATCCCAGCGTGAGTCCCGGGTAGAATTGCGTCAGCTTCCGGAGCCATTTGCCTTGAAACGGGTTCGGCAACGTCCGGGCCGGGGCGTTCTGGTCGGCGAGCACGACGACGGCGGGAAAGAACGTAAACGTCGCAATCAGGCAGGCCAAGATGCCGCCGCTGGCGATAATGCCCAGTTCTGCGACCCCCAGAAAATCGGTGAATGTGGCGCAAAAGAACGCCAGGGCGGTCGTGATGGCCCCGGTGACGATGCCGCCCCCGACGACCCCGGCGGAGTCCACCATCGCTTCGGCGACGTCTTCGCCCTTGTGCCGGAGATCGAGATAGCGGGAGAGAATATGGGTCGAAAAGTCGCAGCCCAGCCCGATCAGAATGGCGGCGAACGACACCGACAGAATGTTGAGGTGGCCGACCACTGCGGTCGCGATGCCGAACGACCAGGCCATGCCGACGCCGAGCATCAGCATTGCCAGCAGCGGATGCCGCAGGCCGCGGAAGCCCCAGATCGTAATCAGCGCGACGCCCGCAAACGACAGAAGGGAGGCCCAGGTGCTGTCCTGCGCCGAACGGCGCATTTCATCGTTCTCCAGCACCGGAATTCCGGTCAGCGCGATCTTCGTGCCGGGAAACTCGGCCCTGACTTCGTCGGTCAATTTGCGCATGGCGTCAATGGCTTCGGACGCCCCTTCGAACGAATCTCCCTTGCTCGCCGGGGAGGCCATGACGAATCCCATCGTGCCGTCGTCGCTGAGCAGGTAGACCGTTTCGCTGGCCCGTTCGGCGAGTTTGGGTTCGACCGGAACGACGTCGGGCCAGGGATTGGGGAATTCGTTCCGGTCGTCGAAGAAACTCGCCATCGACGACGTGAGCCGGTCGGCGTGGTGCAGCAGGTTCTCAGCCTCCCGGGGGCCGCGCGCACTCGCCGACTGCAGTTGCAGCTTCAAACGCGGCAGCAGGCTCTGGAGCTGAATGAGATCCCATCGGCCGTTCAGGATCGGACGGTAATCGTCAACGCGGTTGAGTCCGGTCGAAAGGGCTTCCGGGCTGAGGTATTGCAGCCCTTTGCTGCGGAGCCGGCCCGGTTCGACTTTGAACAGGACATGCGTGAAGAGGTCGGGCTGCTGCTGCAGGCGGGTGCCCAGTCGGTCGAGGACCTGCTTGATGGTGTTGGGCTTCTCGGCTTCGACGACGACCACGATGTCGCTGGTGGCGCCGAAGGCCTCCTCATACCGCTGCCACCGCTGGTGATAGGCGGCGGAGGGGTCGATCAGGTCCGAGCGGTCGGTCTTGAACTTCAGAAAGACACCGGCGTAGATCGCGCAAGCCAGGGCCGAAACGGCCACCAGTCCGACGGTGAGCCGCGGATAGCTGACCGAAAGTCGGGTCACGCGGCGCAGCATGTCCGACAGCACGGAGGCGTCGCCGTCATGTGCGGAGTTGGACATGCATCATCCCTGACCGACGAAACAATTTCGCGCTCCGGACACCGCATCCTGCGGCCGAGTGTCGAAACCGTTGCGAGATGTGAAGCGGAAAGGGCTCCGGGATTCCGAAGCGGCGGATATCAGGTTCATCGGCGAAACCACCCTCAGTCTCAATCCGGTGCGAACCGGCTCCTCCCAATCCATCCGTTCGGATCAGGTTCGCATCCCACCCGGATTGCTGCGGCAAGTCTTGCCCGGACAACGGCTTAGGCAGCATTGCCGCCAGGCCGCGTGCCGGATCATAGCGGTTTGCTCGCAATTTGGGCAAGAAGTCTTCGGTTTCTGGATTCTGCGTAATCTGAGGGGTTTGCACGGCAGGTCTCAATCCCCGCCATCACGGGCCGCTGTCGACCGCTTCGCGCAGGATTGTCGAACGATGAGAAACGCCAGCCAGTCGTAGAACGAATGGACCAGGATCGGGATCGTCAGATTGGAAGGCTGGCAGAACTCCAGCAGCCCTCCCAGATACAGGCCGACCAGTGCGGCGACGATCGCGTAGGTCGGCGTGATGGCATGCGCCAGTCCGAACAGCACGCTGCAGCCGATCAGCCCGAACCAGAATCCCCATTGGCCCAGCCAGGGCTGAAGCACGCCGCGAAAGAGCAGCTCCTCCGAGAATCCGACCAACCCCGCCAGCAGCAGCAGATCGAGCGCACTGCACGAAACCAGCAGCGGCCCGAGTGTTTCGAGCAGGAAATCCCGGATCCGGATCAGTCCGCCGATCGGGAAGCGGAATGAGACGTAGAAGAAGAGCGCCAGCGGCGCGAGGCTCAGGAACGCCGGCCCGAGGGCGTCCCAGCGAGGCAGGAGTCGCTCCAGCGGATCGACGTCCAGCAGCCAGCTCAATCCGAGCGCGACCAGCACCATCGCCGTCTGGAACAACCCGGACAGATTGAGAAAGCGGGCGCGCGTCAGCCGGGGATCTTCGTCGGCAGCCGTCATTCCCCGCACATCCTCCGTTGCTGATTCGTCCGATACGGTCCCGATTCCATCGCCAACCCGTCTGCCGGGATCGTGCGTCAGTCTCTGCCGGATCGTTCCTGGCGGAATTCGAAGGGGGTCGATGATTTTCCAGAAGTCGCCGTGTCGATCTCTGATTCTGGCGGGGCGATGATCCCCGCCGAGAATTCCCACGACAGCTTTCCGTGATCGCCGTCGTCACTCATCCCCTCTGAGTGACGACGGCGATCGGCTTTTCCGGGTCGCCGGCTCCGTTCAGACGTCGCAGGCAGCGATGGCTTCCTGCAGTCCCGCGAGCGGGTCGCGCGTGGGGATGAATTCGTGGCCGACGAAACCCGCGTAGCCGACGTCGAGCAGCGCCTGCATGATCGGCGGGTAGTAGATTTCCTGCTTCGTATCGAGCTCGCCCCGGCCGGGATTGCCCGCCGTGTGGACGTGGCCGATCAAGTCCTTGTGCTCGCGAATCCTGCGAATGACGTCGCCATCCATGATCTGGACGTGGTAGACGTCGAACAGCAGCTTGACCCGCGGCGAGCCGACCCGTTTGAGGATCTCCACGCAATAGTCGGTGTGGTTTCCCTGGTACCCCGGGTGCCCTTTCATCGGGTGATCGGAAGCCCGCGTGTTGAGCATCTCCAGGCAGATGGTAACTCCCTTGGCCTCGGCATGCCCTGCCAACGCCTTCAAGGCGTCCACGCAGTTGTCGGCGCCGACGTCGGCGGGAATGTCCTCCGCCATGCCGGTGAAGGTGATGACGCTCGGGCAGCCGAAGTCAGCCGCCTCATCGATGCGTGAGCGGATCTTTGCGGAGCATTCCTCCTGATATTTGGGGTTGTTGAGACCTTTCACGAAGCCGTGGCTGCCGGCGATGGCGCAGGTCAGACCATGCTTTTTCAGAGTCGGCCAGTGCATGGGATCGATCAGCTCCAGGCTTTCGCAGCCGAGACCTTTCACGACGCGGCAATAGTCGTCGACGTCTTTCCAATGGCTGTTGAAGCACCAGTTGACCACCGAGTGGCGAATGCGCCCGTTGAGCTTCGGAGGCGTGGGTTGAGCAGCGCCCGTCAAAAGGGTTGAGGCCGCGACGCCAGCCGCCACCTGCAACACGCCGCGACGGGAAATTGTGGGAGAAGTCATGGAAGCGTGCTCCGTGAAGCGGGAACCGATCGGTGATTGGTTATACGGGAGGAGTCGTCGTTTCGGCGATGCTGTAGGCGTCGCTGTCCCGGCTGGCGTAGTGGACCACGAGTTCGGCGAGCAGTCCCAGCGAAATCGCCTGGCCGCCCAGGAGTGTCGCCGCGATGGAATAGGCCAGCAGCGGTCGACCCCCAATCGGGGCGGGCGTGACGAGTCCGAAGACGTTCATCATGATCCAGACGAACGCCAGATAGGTCAGTCCCAGGCAGCCGGTGCCGAAGAACGCCAGGCCGATGGCGCCCAGCATATGCTGAGGCCGCTGGCGATACGAGATCAGGAAGGCCACGGTCAGCAGGTCGAGAAAGCCGCGGGTGAAGCGGCGGAAACCATACTTGGAGTGGCCGAACTGCCGCGGCCGGTGGTGGACCGCCAGTTCGGCGACGCGGAACCCGCGGGCATGGGCCAGGACGGGGATGAAGCGGTGCAGCTCGCCGTACAGGCGGATCTCGCGAGCCACCTGCGCCCGAAAGAGCTTGATGCCGCAGTTGTGATCGTGCAGCGAGAGTCCGGTCAGTCGGCCGACCAGCCAGTTGAAGACTTTGCTCGGATAGACTTTA harbors:
- a CDS encoding MMPL family transporter, whose product is MSNSAHDGDASVLSDMLRRVTRLSVSYPRLTVGLVAVSALACAIYAGVFLKFKTDRSDLIDPSAAYHQRWQRYEEAFGATSDIVVVVEAEKPNTIKQVLDRLGTRLQQQPDLFTHVLFKVEPGRLRSKGLQYLSPEALSTGLNRVDDYRPILNGRWDLIQLQSLLPRLKLQLQSASARGPREAENLLHHADRLTSSMASFFDDRNEFPNPWPDVVPVEPKLAERASETVYLLSDDGTMGFVMASPASKGDSFEGASEAIDAMRKLTDEVRAEFPGTKIALTGIPVLENDEMRRSAQDSTWASLLSFAGVALITIWGFRGLRHPLLAMLMLGVGMAWSFGIATAVVGHLNILSVSFAAILIGLGCDFSTHILSRYLDLRHKGEDVAEAMVDSAGVVGGGIVTGAITTALAFFCATFTDFLGVAELGIIASGGILACLIATFTFFPAVVVLADQNAPARTLPNPFQGKWLRKLTQFYPGLTLGFAIALSVTVGVFACRWTDGAPKPLLKYDHNLLNLQATGLESVETQKRVFESSKHSLLYAISLADSPEEARRLRQKFEALPSVHHVEELATRLPDRGAGETKLLVQAFHAELARLPERPPQFQPVMPDPIGKSLDDLYRFLRMRKDPLSQKVAGNIDRFLDGFTQLNGADQMAFLTEFQYRVAYALLAQFQALADASDPEPVVPADLPEELMSRFVSPQGKWLLQIYPKDQIWDMAPLKKFVTETRSIDPEVTGTPLQNYEAALQIKHSYEVCAIYAMVVILIVLLVDFLPKQHLAWTLGPPLVLVVGAVAILQARRVDWSLSWVLLSYAGLAFTIASTLSFRSVIDTVLTMATPVCGLLLTFGLMGIFGIPLNPANLIILPLILGIGVDHGVHILHDYHAKPNEVYGVSPSIVNSVVLTSTTTMVGFGSMMIAAHRGLYSLGAVLTIGVGMCLFVSLVPVPALLAVVSRRRNAAPAAAGGGTVAPASQRPKAASRVA
- a CDS encoding CPBP family intramembrane glutamic endopeptidase, with the protein product MTAADEDPRLTRARFLNLSGLFQTAMVLVALGLSWLLDVDPLERLLPRWDALGPAFLSLAPLALFFYVSFRFPIGGLIRIRDFLLETLGPLLVSCSALDLLLLAGLVGFSEELLFRGVLQPWLGQWGFWFGLIGCSVLFGLAHAITPTYAIVAALVGLYLGGLLEFCQPSNLTIPILVHSFYDWLAFLIVRQSCAKRSTAARDGGD
- a CDS encoding hydroxypyruvate isomerase family protein, whose amino-acid sequence is MTSPTISRRGVLQVAAGVAASTLLTGAAQPTPPKLNGRIRHSVVNWCFNSHWKDVDDYCRVVKGLGCESLELIDPMHWPTLKKHGLTCAIAGSHGFVKGLNNPKYQEECSAKIRSRIDEAADFGCPSVITFTGMAEDIPADVGADNCVDALKALAGHAEAKGVTICLEMLNTRASDHPMKGHPGYQGNHTDYCVEILKRVGSPRVKLLFDVYHVQIMDGDVIRRIREHKDLIGHVHTAGNPGRGELDTKQEIYYPPIMQALLDVGYAGFVGHEFIPTRDPLAGLQEAIAACDV
- a CDS encoding glycosyltransferase family 2 protein, translated to MQLSIIIPVLNEAESLRELHAQIRQVTSTANLDAEIIFVDDGSRDESWAIIAGLSAADANVRGIRFRRNFGKAAALTAGFKIARGDLIMTLDADLQDDPAEIPHFLERLGTKFDVVNGWKERRLDPWHKVYPSKVFNWLVGRLTGLSLHDHNCGIKLFRAQVAREIRLYGELHRFIPVLAHARGFRVAELAVHHRPRQFGHSKYGFRRFTRGFLDLLTVAFLISYRQRPQHMLGAIGLAFFGTGCLGLTYLAFVWIMMNVFGLVTPAPIGGRPLLAYSIAATLLGGQAISLGLLAELVVHYASRDSDAYSIAETTTPPV